GCCGCCCGGGCCTGGACGAGCACGTTGCCCAGCGCCGTCGCCTCGACGGGACCGGCGACGACGGGCAGCCCGCACGCGGTCGCCGTGAGCTGGCACAGCAGCCGGTTCCGGGCTCCGCCGCCGACGAGGTGGACGACGCGGACGTCGTGACCGGACAGGCGGACCGCGTCGGCCACGGACCGGGCGAAGGCGTCCGCCAGGCTGTCCAGCACGCAGCGCACGACCTCCGCGCGGGTGGCCGGTGGGCGGCGGCCGGACTCGGTCACCGTGGTCCGCACCCGCTCGGCCATCGGACCGGGGGCGAGGAAGCGCGGGTCGTCGACGTCGACCACCGGCCCACCCGGGGGCACGTCGGCCGCCGCGTCCAGCAGACCGGGCAGGTCGGCGTCCCACTCGGCCACGCACTGCTGCAGCACCCACAACCCCATGACGTTGCGCAGGTAGCGGATGCGGCCGTCGACGCCGCGCTCGTTGGTGAAGTTCGCCGCGAACGAGTCCTCGCTGAGCACCGGACCCTCGAGCTCGACCCCCACCAGGCCCCACGTGCCGCACGCGATGTACGCGAAGCGCTCGTCCTCGGCGGGCACGGCCACCACCGCCGAGGCCGTGTCGTGCGAGCCCACGGCCACCAGCCGGGTACCGGACCCGAGCCCGCTGTCCGCCAGGACGTCGGCGCGCAGGCCGCCCAGGACGGTCCCCGGGTCGTGCACGGCGGGCAGGAGCCCGGGGCGGACCCCGGACAGCGCGACGAGGTCGTCGCCCCAGCGTCCCGTGCCGACGTCGAGGAGCCCCGACGTGGAGGCGTTCGTCGCCTCCGCGCCCTGCACGCCCGCCAGCCAGAACCCGAAGAGGTCCGGCAGCAGCAGCAGGCGGTCGGCGAGGTCCAGCAGCCGCCCCTCGGCGATCAGCTGGTAGAGCGTCGTGAAGGGCAGGTGCTGCAGGCCGTTGCGCCGGTACAGCTCCAGGGCCGGGGTGCGGGCGTGCACCCCGTCGGCGATCCCCTCGGTGCGGGCGTCGCGGTAGTGCCGGGGGGTGCCGAGCAGGGTCCCGTCGGCCGCGAGCAGCCCGTAGTCGACGCCCCACGTGTCGACGGCCACCGTCGAGGCGTCCGGGGCCCGGCGGGCCACCGCCCGCAGGCCCGTGCGGATCTGCTGCCACAGGCCCACGGCGTCGGTGAACCAGGACCCCGCGACGGGGATCGGGCCGTTCGGGAACCGGTG
Above is a genomic segment from Kineococcus rhizosphaerae containing:
- a CDS encoding rhamnulokinase, encoding MSVHTAVDLGASSGRVMVGRAAPGVLDLTEVHRFPNGPIPVAGSWFTDAVGLWQQIRTGLRAVARRAPDASTVAVDTWGVDYGLLAADGTLLGTPRHYRDARTEGIADGVHARTPALELYRRNGLQHLPFTTLYQLIAEGRLLDLADRLLLLPDLFGFWLAGVQGAEATNASTSGLLDVGTGRWGDDLVALSGVRPGLLPAVHDPGTVLGGLRADVLADSGLGSGTRLVAVGSHDTASAVVAVPAEDERFAYIACGTWGLVGVELEGPVLSEDSFAANFTNERGVDGRIRYLRNVMGLWVLQQCVAEWDADLPGLLDAAADVPPGGPVVDVDDPRFLAPGPMAERVRTTVTESGRRPPATRAEVVRCVLDSLADAFARSVADAVRLSGHDVRVVHLVGGGARNRLLCQLTATACGLPVVAGPVEATALGNVLVQARAAGDLDGSLETLRALVRQTADLTTFEPQHRPLNTGVGVS